A window of Acidobacteriota bacterium genomic DNA:
TCGTAGGTCTCGGTGGCGTAGCGGTAGCCGGTGAGGATCTCGGGCCAGTGAGCGCGCTCCCAGGGGGATTCGGGGGCCCGGGGCGGGGGCAGGATGGAGTCGCTGCAGGACTCCGAAGCCCCCACCAGCTGGCACAGCGCCCCCGGCGGCCGGGGCCGGGCGTTGTTGAGGGTGAAGCTGAAGTCACCGGAGACGAAACGGCGGGGGTTGAGGGTGCGGGACATGGCGTGGCACCCCATGCAGCTGGAGGTTTGCTGAGCAAAGGTCTCCATGGTGGTGTTGCCGAGGAGCGCCGGGACGGCGTTGAACTCGACCCGGGCGTCGTCGCGGGCGGGGAGGCCGTCGCGGGCTCTTGCATGGGCTGGTTGGGGAGCGAGGGGAGCCGTACTGGAGGCATCTCCCGGAGGCACCGGCCATTGGGCTCCCACCAACTCGTAGTATTGCAACGGGGAATCCAGCTCCGCCAGGGTCTTCTGCACATCGGCGTTGAGCTGCTGCACATTGTCCACCGCCTGGCGGGGACGGTCGCAGTTCGGATCCTGGTTGGGAATGGGGATGACCCGTCGCACTTGAGTCGGAAGATCGAGGGCGGTCTGGCGGTTGGGCGGGCAGAGGTGCGGCGGACAGGTGGGGTCGTTCAGCGGCCGGACTTTTCCATCGGAGGCACCGTGGGTGGAGACCACATTGTCCACCTGCTCGAAGGTGGACCAGATCCACTGCGGCGCGCTGGCGGTCTTGGTCATGACGTGGAAGCCGGCGAGGCCCATGGTGCGCAGGCTACAGTCCTGGGGCTGGCCGTCCTCGCCATCGTCGCAGACGCAGGCCTCGGCGGTGTGGAAGAAGGGCGCTTCGTCGGGATCGATGCGGCGCCAGGCGGCTTTGACCAGCTGGCTGCCAACGGGGAACTCGATGCTCTCCGCCTTGCCCTGCTCGATGCCGTTGTAGAGCGCCAGGCCGCTGTAGAGCGGGGACTCGGGGTCGGCGATGTACTCGAAGAGAGGGCGGTTGAGGCGGATCTCGTAGCGCACGAGGTGGCCGGATGGGTCCTTGAGGGTGGGAGGCAAGGTGCCGTCGGCGGCTACCGCCTGAAGGGCCTCGTCGAGGAGGTCGTTGACCTTGGAGGAGCGCTGCAGCAGCTTGGGAGGAACTTCCCCGGTGGCGGAGGCGGACCGGCATCCTGCCGGCACCGGCTGCGGTGCGTTCCAGGGGGCCGGCGCGCTGCCGTCGGGGAGATAGACCTCGTAGGCCTCCTTCCAGGTCTCCCACACTCGCGGGCCGGCCTGGCTGAACGGAGCCCGGCGGTCGGGCTCCCCCCGGACCGAACCCGCCGGCCAGGAGAGAGCGAGAAAACCCTGCCAGGCGAAGAGGTCGACGGCGCGCTGGACGACGTTGTAGTTGCTTTGCTCCAACGCTCCCTCGACATCCGCCCACGCCTCGCAGGCGACCTCCGGCGGCGTCAGCGGGGCGCAGGATGCTCCGGTGAGCTGCACCGGGACCGGATGGGCACAGGTGGCGGTCGTCCGCTGCTCGGCGACGGCTCTAGGAGCCACCAGCGCCGCGATCAGCAGGCCAAGAATGAGAACGAAGCCAAGGCGTCTCGAAAGCGAGGTCTGGACGGGCGCACGGCGCATGGCGGACACCTCCGCGGGGAGTGGGCGATTCTACGGTCGGTCG
This region includes:
- a CDS encoding cytochrome c, translating into MRRAPVQTSLSRRLGFVLILGLLIAALVAPRAVAEQRTTATCAHPVPVQLTGASCAPLTPPEVACEAWADVEGALEQSNYNVVQRAVDLFAWQGFLALSWPAGSVRGEPDRRAPFSQAGPRVWETWKEAYEVYLPDGSAPAPWNAPQPVPAGCRSASATGEVPPKLLQRSSKVNDLLDEALQAVAADGTLPPTLKDPSGHLVRYEIRLNRPLFEYIADPESPLYSGLALYNGIEQGKAESIEFPVGSQLVKAAWRRIDPDEAPFFHTAEACVCDDGEDGQPQDCSLRTMGLAGFHVMTKTASAPQWIWSTFEQVDNVVSTHGASDGKVRPLNDPTCPPHLCPPNRQTALDLPTQVRRVIPIPNQDPNCDRPRQAVDNVQQLNADVQKTLAELDSPLQYYELVGAQWPVPPGDASSTAPLAPQPAHARARDGLPARDDARVEFNAVPALLGNTTMETFAQQTSSCMGCHAMSRTLNPRRFVSGDFSFTLNNARPRPPGALCQLVGASESCSDSILPPPRAPESPWERAHWPEILTGYRYATETYELAGPRYVGAKLHCTSCHLDGGGNRDAAWWVDMWKVYEYPETTQLQDRINGCFERSMNGHALCSTESGPEACAQNPIMRGLITYMQWLTDSFHRRWPHRTPCRGFPPARVTAGDVDRGLRAYVQKCSFCHDAQGQGRYESDTYFRPALWGPDSFNACAGFNRPADLTQFLRWNMPLTSGGLLTDREASDLAAYIQAQCRPGKGGVGPDGEPCSLTPDCINGQQPSTGAHKAQGARPTLWPNRPRAHQSAQARKAQEQCRAFQLRSAPDPTPPDSSP